One genomic segment of Virgibacillus doumboii includes these proteins:
- a CDS encoding ABC transporter ATP-binding protein — translation MLELVDLSKKFKQFYAVKNLNMFIEKGEIVGLLGPNGAGKSTAISMLSSLTEPTEGDVRFNNSSIIKSPGPIRKVIGMVPQEIALYNDLTAEENMQFFGRVYRLSGNELNRKIDEVLEQIGLKERRKDVVKKFSGGMKRRLNIGVALMHNPELIIMDEPTVGIDPQSRNYILETVKRLNEEKNMTVLYTSHYMEEVEFLCDRIYIMDQGKLIASGTKEEIKRILSAEKTIELKSERLNETFIESLQNDPTINRVTQEEKSATLIVPKEINAFGIILKYAEEAGIELSSVDVQEPTLEDVFLHLTGRALRD, via the coding sequence ATGCTTGAGTTAGTGGATTTATCAAAGAAATTTAAACAATTTTATGCGGTGAAAAATCTGAATATGTTCATTGAAAAGGGAGAAATAGTGGGATTGCTTGGTCCAAATGGCGCCGGGAAATCGACGGCAATTTCCATGCTGTCATCATTAACAGAACCAACTGAAGGTGATGTGCGGTTTAATAATTCGAGTATTATTAAAAGCCCAGGCCCCATCCGGAAAGTTATCGGGATGGTCCCCCAGGAAATTGCGTTATACAATGACCTGACAGCTGAAGAGAACATGCAATTTTTCGGAAGGGTTTACCGTTTATCCGGCAACGAATTGAATCGAAAAATTGACGAAGTGCTGGAACAGATTGGCTTAAAAGAGCGGCGTAAGGACGTGGTTAAGAAATTTTCAGGTGGAATGAAGCGGCGTCTTAATATAGGGGTTGCGCTAATGCACAATCCGGAATTGATTATCATGGATGAGCCGACAGTTGGGATTGATCCGCAGTCCAGAAACTATATTCTGGAAACGGTAAAACGTCTCAACGAAGAAAAGAACATGACGGTATTATACACAAGTCACTATATGGAAGAGGTTGAGTTTCTATGTGACCGGATCTATATCATGGACCAGGGAAAACTGATTGCCTCAGGAACAAAAGAGGAGATTAAACGAATTCTCTCAGCAGAAAAGACAATTGAACTTAAATCGGAGCGGTTGAATGAAACGTTTATCGAATCACTCCAGAATGATCCGACGATAAATCGTGTTACGCAAGAAGAAAAGTCTGCAACACTCATTGTGCCAAAGGAAATAAACGCCTTTGGGATAATTCTTAAATATGCTGAGGAGGCCGGGATAGAGCTGAGTTCAGTAGACGTTCAAGAGCCTACGCTTGAAGATGTGTTCCTGCATCTTACCGGCAGAGCATTAAGGGATTAG
- a CDS encoding anti-sigma factor — MTEWNKDLEKRILKKSKFTLAFRIIRILLIVVFIYAAYMIVTNIVADNLNVGKENMYYSSLALDWTVPNVRGDFEIKEEEMTAFGTKKLSYDLLKKVGSEDIVIGEAHVIKRLFSGLSHITYSHPGLQRLSNFSFSLPMDPRTDKKLEANTSPNVWDTLEKLPEGTVGELAFSTTSFMESEELIESLQDYDIHVLWMPLYTGEFEEFEPNSWGGGSNTIRVNDRIGLTGGIDHDENYNQSFRIRWLNESSVKESKQLMLKNMKELLNKSKSYYEDFLGLGHLEERYQYLKEEGFTVYGAVVTGPVKELLKLKNAGFVQGEQLGEVELWNWEKR, encoded by the coding sequence ATGACAGAATGGAATAAGGATTTAGAAAAGCGAATATTAAAAAAATCAAAATTCACCTTAGCATTTCGGATTATCCGAATACTGTTAATAGTGGTATTCATTTATGCTGCATACATGATAGTTACGAATATTGTTGCGGATAACCTTAATGTCGGAAAAGAAAATATGTATTATTCAAGTCTTGCGCTTGATTGGACTGTTCCCAATGTTCGGGGTGATTTCGAAATCAAGGAAGAAGAAATGACTGCATTCGGAACAAAAAAATTGTCCTATGATTTACTAAAAAAGGTAGGGAGTGAGGACATTGTTATTGGCGAGGCACACGTAATAAAACGACTATTCAGTGGTCTTTCACATATTACTTACTCACATCCCGGCCTACAACGATTAAGTAACTTTTCTTTTTCACTTCCCATGGACCCGCGTACAGATAAAAAACTCGAGGCTAACACTTCGCCAAATGTATGGGATACATTAGAGAAGCTTCCTGAGGGAACAGTTGGGGAACTGGCTTTCTCCACGACAAGTTTTATGGAATCAGAAGAGTTAATTGAGTCTTTACAAGATTACGATATTCACGTTTTGTGGATGCCATTGTACACCGGGGAGTTTGAAGAATTTGAACCAAACAGTTGGGGTGGAGGTAGTAATACGATTAGGGTGAACGATAGAATTGGTTTAACCGGTGGCATTGACCATGATGAAAATTATAATCAGTCTTTTCGGATAAGATGGTTAAATGAAAGTTCGGTAAAGGAAAGCAAACAGTTAATGTTAAAAAATATGAAAGAACTCTTAAATAAGTCCAAAAGTTATTATGAAGATTTCTTAGGTCTTGGGCATTTAGAGGAAAGATATCAGTACTTAAAAGAGGAAGGATTTACTGTATATGGAGCTGTTGTAACAGGTCCCGTAAAAGAGTTGTTAAAGTTGAAAAATGCTGGCTTTGTTCAAGGGGAACAACTGGGTGAAGTAGAACTGTGGAATTGGGAGAAGAGGTAA
- a CDS encoding sigma-70 family RNA polymerase sigma factor — MRNQLKLENLYKQYAKTLYFYLMRLSGSAQLAEDLTQETFVRATIHLNTYEGEEARGWLFKVARNAYLDEWRKQKRRKTFPLLSIFSSKQDMISPYGIPEDSLLMHETLQQLEDLLEFLPEQYRSVIYLREFEEFSYKEIMEALQLTEEQVKVTLHRARKRLSSLAKKKGWEYDRME; from the coding sequence ATGCGAAATCAACTAAAATTAGAAAATCTGTACAAACAGTATGCAAAGACTCTTTATTTTTACCTAATGCGGTTAAGTGGTTCGGCGCAACTTGCGGAGGATTTGACCCAGGAAACGTTCGTTCGTGCAACCATTCATCTTAATACATATGAAGGAGAAGAGGCTCGTGGCTGGCTTTTTAAAGTAGCTCGTAATGCCTATTTAGATGAATGGCGAAAGCAAAAACGAAGGAAGACATTCCCTCTCTTATCCATATTTTCATCGAAGCAAGATATGATTAGTCCGTATGGGATTCCTGAAGATTCTCTTTTAATGCATGAAACCCTTCAACAACTTGAAGATTTATTGGAGTTTTTACCAGAACAATACAGGTCGGTCATTTATCTGCGTGAATTTGAGGAATTCAGCTATAAAGAAATAATGGAGGCATTACAACTAACAGAAGAACAAGTGAAAGTGACACTCCATCGAGCAAGAAAAAGGTTATCTAGCCTTGCTAAAAAGAAAGGGTGGGAGTATGACAGAATGGAATAA
- a CDS encoding YjdJ family protein, with protein MFRFFIQAGIASILLLFSTVAAWYEGSAILTDPWEWEYSTPFSHLFYDEIQNSDQILQLDHFIYAAKFQPTFPVIMIIKETP; from the coding sequence GTGTTTAGGTTTTTCATACAGGCAGGTATTGCATCTATATTGCTGTTGTTTTCTACAGTTGCAGCTTGGTATGAAGGTAGCGCAATTTTAACTGATCCTTGGGAATGGGAATATTCAACACCATTTTCTCACTTGTTCTATGATGAAATTCAAAACAGTGACCAGATTTTACAACTTGATCATTTCATATACGCTGCGAAATTCCAGCCTACTTTTCCAGTTATTATGATAATTAAGGAGACACCGTAA